A stretch of the Acanthopagrus latus isolate v.2019 chromosome 9, fAcaLat1.1, whole genome shotgun sequence genome encodes the following:
- the prpf40a gene encoding pre-mRNA-processing factor 40 homolog A isoform X5, with protein MMGPPGIPPHFPPIGMPPMGQRPPSMTPMPPGIIPPGIMPPMGAPPMGQVSMMPGMMPPMMPGMMMPPRMPAAAVQPTGPPGVDSTAAAPGTASTTNGSPQEDQPKKKSLWTEHKSLDGKTYYYNTETKQSTWEKPEDLKSPAEQMLGKCPWKEYKSDTGKPYYYNSQTKESRWTKPKELEDLEAMIKAEENGTAEAVAPGTTAAPAVQADITATMATVMEAETATAVSEEHLSQAAVHHTAEVKTADAPVVSSESSIATEAAASVEVVKEERPELQKKTYKWNTKEEAKQAFKELLKEKGVSSNSSWEQAMKMIINDPRYSALPKLSEKKQAFNAYKVQTEKEEKEEARIKYKESKETFQRFLENHEKMTSTTRYKKAEQMFCEQEVWSCVPERDRLEIYEDVLFYLAKKEKEQAKQLRKRNWEALKNILDNMANVTYRTTWSEAQQYLLDNPTFAEDEELQNMDKEDALICFEEHIRALEKEEEEEKQKTLLRERRRQRKNREAFQKFLDELHDHGQLHSMSAWMEMYPTLSSDIRFANMLGQPGKAAGSTPLDLFKFYVEDLKARYHDEKRIIKDILKDKGFLVEVNTSFEDFGSVISSDKRATTLDAGNIKLAFNSLLEKAEAREREREKEEARKMKRKEAAFKNMLKQATPPLEPENTWEGVRERFLKESAFEDVTLESERKRIFKDFMHVLEHECQHHHSKTKKHSKKSKKHHRKRSRSRSGSESEDEEYHKKKKRSQSKSPSERSSSGESERSYKKSKKHKKKGKKRRHKSASPDSDNDKKGRDRDGKREKDLEKDKENDKSRGKSRSDSKQKSPKRKAPKEEGGWDTSGSELSEGELEKRRRTLLEQLDAP; from the exons ATGGGACCACCAGGAATACCGCCTCATTTCCCTCCCATTGGAATGCCCCCTATGGGACAGCGACCGCCCAGCATGACTCCCATGCCTCCTGGTATTATTCCTCCAGGTATAATGCCACCAATGGGTGCACCACCAATGGGACAGGTGAGCATG ATGCCAGGCATGATGCCACCTATGATGCCAGGGATGATGATGCCCCCTCGCATGCCAGCTGCGGCTGTACAACCAACGGGACCG CCTGGTGTTGACTCCACAG ctgctgcacctgGAACAGCT AGCACCACAAATGGATCTCCACAGGAAGACCAGCCAAAAAAG AAGTCCCTGTGGACAGAACACAAATCACTGGATGGGAAGACCTACTATTACAATACAGAGACAAAGCAGTCCACATGGGAGAAACCAGAGGACCTCAAATCTCCTGCAGAG CAAATGCTGGGTAAATGTCCATGGAAGGAGTACAAGTCAGACACAGGGAAGCCTTATTATTACAACTCTCAGACGAAGGAGTCCAGGTGGACCAAACCCAAAGAGCTGGAGGATCTTGAAG CTATGATCAAAGCAGAGGAAAATGG AACGGCAGAGGCAGTGGCTCCAGgcaccacagcagctccagcagtgcAAGCAGATATTACAGCCACTATGGCAACCGTAATGGAGGCGGAAACTGCAACAGCAGTCTCAGAGGAGCACCTGTCTCAGGCGGCCGTGCATCACACAGCTGAGGTCAAGACTGCAGATGCACCTGTGGTGTCCTCAGAGAGCTCCATCGCCACAGAGGCCGCAGCCAG TGTTGAAGTCGTAAAGGAAGAACGACCAGAACTTCAGAAGAAAACTTACAAGTGGAACACGAAAGAAGAGGCCAAGCAGGCCTTCAAAgagctgctgaaggagaag GGTGTGTCCTCAAACTCCTCTTGGGAACAGGCTATGAAAATGATTATCAATGATCCTCGCTACAG TGCCCTTCCCAAACTGAGTGAGAAGAAACAGGCATTCAATGCGTACAAAGTccaaacagagaaagaagaaaaagaggaggccAGAATTAAATACAAGGAGTCCAAAGAGACCTTTCAGAGGTTCTTGGAGAACCACGAGAAGATGACATCTACCACCAGATACAA GAAAGCAGAACAGATGTTTTGTGAGCAAGAGGTGTGGAGCTGTGtaccagagagagacaggctggAGATCTATGAAGATGTGTTGTTCTACCTGGCTAAGAAAGAGAAG GAGCAAGCCAAGCAGCTTAGGAAGAGGAACTGGGAGGCTCTGAAGAACATTTTGGACAACATGGCCAATGTCACATACCGCACCACCTGGTCTGAGGCTCAGCAGTACCTGCTAGACAATCCTACCTTTGCAGAGGACGAGGAGCTACAAA ATATGGACAAAGAGGACGCTCTCATCTGTTTTGAGGAGCATATCCGGGcgctggagaaggaggaggaggaagagaaacagaagactcttctcagagagaggagacgcCAGCGCAAGAACAGAGAAGCCTTCCAG AAATTTCTGGATGAGCTCCACGACCACGGACAGCTCCACTCCATGTCTGCCTGGATGGAGATGTACCCGACACTGAGCTCAGACATCCGCTTTGCCAACATGCTGGGCCAGCCGGGTAAGGCAGCAG GTTCAACTCCCCTGGATCTCTTCAAATTCTATGTGGAAGACTTGAAGGCTCGTTACCACGATGAAAAGAGGATCATTAAAGATATTCTCAAG GACAAAGGCTTCCTGGTGGAAGTTAACACCAGCTTTGAGGACTTTGGATCAGTCATCAGCTCAGACAAGAGAGCCACCACTCTGGATGCAGGAAACATAAAACTGGCCTTCAACAGT ctACTGGAGAAGGCagaagccagagagagagagcgagagaaggaggaggccaggaagatgaagaggaaagaagCGGCCTTTAAAAACATGCTGAAGCAAGCAACACCACCGCTGGAGCCAGAAAATACATGGGAGGGG GTCAGAGAGAGATTCTTAAAAGAATCAGCCTTTGAAGACGTGACTCtggagtcagagaggaaaaggatATTCAAAGATTTCATGCATGTCTTAGAG CATGAATGCCAGCATCACCACTCCAAGACAAAGAAGCACTCGAAGAAGTCCAAGAAGCATCACAGGAAGCGTTCCCGCTCCCGATCG GGCTCGGAGTCTGAGGATGAGGAATaccacaagaagaaaaagaggtcACAGTCCAAGTCTCCCTCTGAACGCTCGTCTAGTGGAGAATCTG AGAGAAGCTATAAAAAGTCCAAGAAGCACAAGAAGAAGGGCAAGAAGAGACGTCACAAGTCT GCATCGCCAGACTCCGACAATGACAAGAAGGGAAGAGATCGCGATGGGAAGCGTGAAAAAGACCTAGAGAAGGACAAAGAGAACGATAAGTCTCGGGGGAAATCACGCTCGGACTCTAAACAGAAGTCTCCTAAAAGGAAAGCGCCAAAGGAGGAG ggcGGCTGGGATACATCAGGCAGTGAGCTGAGTGAAGGAGAGCtggagaaaaggagaagaacTTTACTGGAACAGCTGGATGCACCTTGA
- the prpf40a gene encoding pre-mRNA-processing factor 40 homolog A isoform X6 codes for MDLHRKTSQKKKSLWTEHKSLDGKTYYYNTETKQSTWEKPEDLKSPAEQMLGKCPWKEYKSDTGKPYYYNSQTKESRWTKPKELEDLEAMIKAEENGTAEAVAPGTTAAPAVQADITATMATVMEAETATAVSEEHLSQAAVHHTAEVKTADAPVVSSESSIATEAAASVEVVKEERPELQKKTYKWNTKEEAKQAFKELLKEKGVSSNSSWEQAMKMIINDPRYSALPKLSEKKQAFNAYKVQTEKEEKEEARIKYKESKETFQRFLENHEKMTSTTRYKKAEQMFCEQEVWSCVPERDRLEIYEDVLFYLAKKEKEQAKQLRKRNWEALKNILDNMANVTYRTTWSEAQQYLLDNPTFAEDEELQNMDKEDALICFEEHIRALEKEEEEEKQKTLLRERRRQRKNREAFQKFLDELHDHGQLHSMSAWMEMYPTLSSDIRFANMLGQPGKAAGSTPLDLFKFYVEDLKARYHDEKRIIKDILKDKGFLVEVNTSFEDFGSVISSDKRATTLDAGNIKLAFNSLLEKAEAREREREKEEARKMKRKEAAFKNMLKQATPPLEPENTWEGVRERFLKESAFEDVTLESERKRIFKDFMHVLEHECQHHHSKTKKHSKKSKKHHRKRSRSRSGSESEDEEYHKKKKRSQSKSPSERSSSGESERSYKKSKKHKKKGKKRRHKSASPDSDNDKKGRDRDGKREKDLEKDKENDKSRGKSRSDSKQKSPKRKAPKEEGGWDTSGSELSEGELEKRRRTLLEQLDAP; via the exons ATGGATCTCCACAGGAAGACCAGCCAAAAAA AGAAGTCCCTGTGGACAGAACACAAATCACTGGATGGGAAGACCTACTATTACAATACAGAGACAAAGCAGTCCACATGGGAGAAACCAGAGGACCTCAAATCTCCTGCAGAG CAAATGCTGGGTAAATGTCCATGGAAGGAGTACAAGTCAGACACAGGGAAGCCTTATTATTACAACTCTCAGACGAAGGAGTCCAGGTGGACCAAACCCAAAGAGCTGGAGGATCTTGAAG CTATGATCAAAGCAGAGGAAAATGG AACGGCAGAGGCAGTGGCTCCAGgcaccacagcagctccagcagtgcAAGCAGATATTACAGCCACTATGGCAACCGTAATGGAGGCGGAAACTGCAACAGCAGTCTCAGAGGAGCACCTGTCTCAGGCGGCCGTGCATCACACAGCTGAGGTCAAGACTGCAGATGCACCTGTGGTGTCCTCAGAGAGCTCCATCGCCACAGAGGCCGCAGCCAG TGTTGAAGTCGTAAAGGAAGAACGACCAGAACTTCAGAAGAAAACTTACAAGTGGAACACGAAAGAAGAGGCCAAGCAGGCCTTCAAAgagctgctgaaggagaag GGTGTGTCCTCAAACTCCTCTTGGGAACAGGCTATGAAAATGATTATCAATGATCCTCGCTACAG TGCCCTTCCCAAACTGAGTGAGAAGAAACAGGCATTCAATGCGTACAAAGTccaaacagagaaagaagaaaaagaggaggccAGAATTAAATACAAGGAGTCCAAAGAGACCTTTCAGAGGTTCTTGGAGAACCACGAGAAGATGACATCTACCACCAGATACAA GAAAGCAGAACAGATGTTTTGTGAGCAAGAGGTGTGGAGCTGTGtaccagagagagacaggctggAGATCTATGAAGATGTGTTGTTCTACCTGGCTAAGAAAGAGAAG GAGCAAGCCAAGCAGCTTAGGAAGAGGAACTGGGAGGCTCTGAAGAACATTTTGGACAACATGGCCAATGTCACATACCGCACCACCTGGTCTGAGGCTCAGCAGTACCTGCTAGACAATCCTACCTTTGCAGAGGACGAGGAGCTACAAA ATATGGACAAAGAGGACGCTCTCATCTGTTTTGAGGAGCATATCCGGGcgctggagaaggaggaggaggaagagaaacagaagactcttctcagagagaggagacgcCAGCGCAAGAACAGAGAAGCCTTCCAG AAATTTCTGGATGAGCTCCACGACCACGGACAGCTCCACTCCATGTCTGCCTGGATGGAGATGTACCCGACACTGAGCTCAGACATCCGCTTTGCCAACATGCTGGGCCAGCCGGGTAAGGCAGCAG GTTCAACTCCCCTGGATCTCTTCAAATTCTATGTGGAAGACTTGAAGGCTCGTTACCACGATGAAAAGAGGATCATTAAAGATATTCTCAAG GACAAAGGCTTCCTGGTGGAAGTTAACACCAGCTTTGAGGACTTTGGATCAGTCATCAGCTCAGACAAGAGAGCCACCACTCTGGATGCAGGAAACATAAAACTGGCCTTCAACAGT ctACTGGAGAAGGCagaagccagagagagagagcgagagaaggaggaggccaggaagatgaagaggaaagaagCGGCCTTTAAAAACATGCTGAAGCAAGCAACACCACCGCTGGAGCCAGAAAATACATGGGAGGGG GTCAGAGAGAGATTCTTAAAAGAATCAGCCTTTGAAGACGTGACTCtggagtcagagaggaaaaggatATTCAAAGATTTCATGCATGTCTTAGAG CATGAATGCCAGCATCACCACTCCAAGACAAAGAAGCACTCGAAGAAGTCCAAGAAGCATCACAGGAAGCGTTCCCGCTCCCGATCG GGCTCGGAGTCTGAGGATGAGGAATaccacaagaagaaaaagaggtcACAGTCCAAGTCTCCCTCTGAACGCTCGTCTAGTGGAGAATCTG AGAGAAGCTATAAAAAGTCCAAGAAGCACAAGAAGAAGGGCAAGAAGAGACGTCACAAGTCT GCATCGCCAGACTCCGACAATGACAAGAAGGGAAGAGATCGCGATGGGAAGCGTGAAAAAGACCTAGAGAAGGACAAAGAGAACGATAAGTCTCGGGGGAAATCACGCTCGGACTCTAAACAGAAGTCTCCTAAAAGGAAAGCGCCAAAGGAGGAG ggcGGCTGGGATACATCAGGCAGTGAGCTGAGTGAAGGAGAGCtggagaaaaggagaagaacTTTACTGGAACAGCTGGATGCACCTTGA